From Hymenobacter sediminicola:
TAGCCTCTCGCTGCGCCAGTTTCTGGTCCTGCATTACGGGTCCGGCACCGCGCACTACCAGCACCAGCATTCCGCCCGCCACGACCAGGACCACCACGACCTGCCTTTGCGCTGCCACCACGACTGCGTGCTGGCGGCCTTTGTACTGCCCGCAGCGCGGCTGCTGGTGCAGGCCGGGCAGCGGATGAGCTGGCCCACAACGATATATAGCGCCGCAGTGCGTCCGCTGTATTCCTTCAGTTTCAGCACCTCGCTGCTGCAGCCGCCCCGAGTGTAGCTCCGTGGCCTTAGCGGGCGTAGTCTGCCCGCGTCACCTGTCTTTTTTCTGCCTTACGTCTAGGACGCACGCTGTGCCTTAGCCATTGGCTTGGCTACGCGCTTTTTGTGTTCGGTGCCATCGGTTGCGGCGCTGCACTGGTAGCAGCGGCAAGCCGCGCCAGACCGGGCCCATCTATTTCCTTGTAGCCTGATCAGGCTCCCGTATTTCGTTCGGCTTTCCCGTTTTCTACTGGTTCGTTGCCGGATGTGGCCCCTGTTTCGGCTCACCTGAACTCTGCTTCTATGCTCTCCCGAATAATTGCATTCAGCATCCATAACAAGTTGCTCGTGGCCCTGATGCTGGCCGGTCTGGTGGCCTGGGGCGGCTACTCGGCCGCGCACTTGCCCCTTGATGCAGTGCCCGATGTCACCAACAACCAGGTGCAGGTCATCACCCAGAGCCCGGCGCTGGCGGCGCAGGAAGTAGAACAGCTGCTCACGGTGCCGCTGGAACTGGCCCTGCGCACAGTGCCCGGCGTCATCGAAATCCGGTCTACCTCGCGTTTTGGGCTGTCGGTTATTACGGTGGTGTTTGACGACGACATCGACACGTACCGCACCCGGCAGTTAGTGGCCGAAAAACTTAAGACTGCCGAAACCAGCCTAGGAGATGGCCTGGGTGTGCCGGAAATGGCGCCTATCACCACTGGCCTCGGCGAGATTTATCAGTACACGCTGCATCTGAAGCCGGGCTTCGAGCGGAAATACTCGTTGAGTGAGCTACGCGAAATTCAGGACTGGCTGGTGAAGCGCCAGCTTTCCGGCGTGCCTGGTGTGGTAGAAGTCAGCAGCTTCGGTGGGTTTGTGCGCCAGTACGAGGTGAGCGTGGACCCCGACCGTCTCAACGCCGCCAACGTGACCATGCCCGAGCTGTTCGCCGCTTTGCAGGACAACAATGCCAACACCGGCGGCTCATACCTGGAGCGCGGCCCCAACGCCTACTTCATCCGGGGCGAAGGCCGCGTTACTTCCTTGGCTGATATCGGCAATATCGTCATCAAGCAAGCAGCTACTGACGCGCCGCTACTGGTGCGCGACGTAGCCGATGTGCGCTTTGGGCACGCCGTGCGCTACGGCGCCATGACCCGCAACGGCCAGGGCGAAACGGTAGGCGGTATCGTGCTGATGCTGAAAGGTGCCAGCTCCGAGCAGACCATCAAAGGCGTGAAGGCGCGGGTGGCCGAAATCCAGAAAAGCCTGCCGCCGGGCGTGGAAGTCCTGCCCTTTCTGGACCGCACCAAGCTCATTGATAAAGCCATTCATACGGTCAGTAAAAACCTGCTGGAAGGCGGCCTGATAGTGGTGGCAGTACTGCTGCTGCTGCTCGGCAACCTGCGCGCCGGCCTCGTAGTGGCCGCCATGATTCCGCTGTGCATGTTGTTTGCGCTGGGCATGATGCGCACTTTTGGCGTGTCGGCCAACCTGATGAGCCTAGGCGCGCTGGACTTCGGGCTGATTGTGGACGGGGCCGTAATCATCGTGGAAGCCATGATTTTCCACCTCGTGCATTTCCGGCAGCAGTCGGAGCACGAAACCATGGACCAGGTGGCCGAAGCCGCTGCTACCCGCATGATGCGCTCGGCGCTGTTTGGGCAGTTCATCATCTTGGTGGTGTACCTTCCCATTCTAGCCCTTTCCGGCATCGAGGGCAAGATGTTCCGGCCCATGGCGCTTACCGTGAGCTTCGCCATTATCGGAGCCATGCTGCTGTGCCTCACCTACGTGCCGGCTGTGGCGGCGTGGGCATTGCGCAAAGACATCAAAGAAGAAGGCACACTCGCCGACCGGATTATGCGGTTTCTGCACCGCGGCTACGCCCCCATTATTGCGGGCGCACTCCGGGCCCGGGCCGTGGTAGTGGTGCTGGCCGTGGCGCTACTGGCCGTGGCCGGACTGGTGTTTGCGCGCATGGGCGGCGAGTTTATTCCGCAGCTCGATGAGGGCGACTTCGCCGTGTACGTAGGCATTTCGCCGGGCAGCTCCCTCGCCCAGAGCATTGCTACCACGGCCAAAGTGCAGAAGATTCTGCTCAGCCAGTTTCCGGAAGTAGAGCAGGTGGTAGGCAAAATTGGAACTTCCGAAATTCCCACCGACCCGATGTCATTGGAAGACTCCGACCAGATTGTGGTGCTCAAGGACCACAGCGAATGGACTTCGGCCAACTCACGGGAAGAAATGGCCAACAAGATGAGTGCCGCGCTGGCCGCCGTACCGGGTGTGACGATGGAGTTTCAGCAGCCCATTCAGATGCGCTTCAACGAGCTGATTTCGGGCGTGAAGTCGGATGTCTCCATCAAAATCTATGGCGACGACCTGGATGTGCTCTACGAGAAAGCCAATCAAGCTGCGGCCCTCATCCGGCCCCTGGCGGGCGTCGGCGACCTGAAAGTGGAGCAGATGGTGGGCTTGCCGCAGATGCGCGTGACCTACGACCGCGCCAAGCTGGCCCAATACGGCCTGCGCGTGCAGGACCTCAATACGCTGCTGCGAACCAGTTTTGCGGGCGAAGTGGCGGGGCAGGTGTACGAAGGGGAGCGGCGCTATGACCTAGTGGTGCGCCTCGACTCCAGCCGCCGCCAGGGCCTTTCTGACATTCGGCAGCTCTACGTGGATACGCCCAACGGCCAGAAGGTGCCGCTGGAAGAAGTGGCTACCGTAGCTTTCCGCAACGCGCCCATGCAGATTTCGCGTGATGATGCCCGCCGCCGCATCAACATCGGGGTGAACGTGCGCAACCGCGACGTGGAAAGCCTTGTGGCGGATATCCGGCAGCACCTAGACAGCAAACTGAAGCTGCCGCCCGGCTACTTCGTTCAGTACGGTGGCCAGTTCGAGAATCTGCAGCAGGCCAAAGCGCGCCTGTCGGTGGCAGTACCGGTGGCGCTGCTCCTGATTTTTGTGCTGCTCTACCTCTCTTTCCACTCCGTGAAGCAGGCGGCCCTCATTTTTACCGGTATTCCGCTGGCGGCCATTGGCGGTGTGCTGGCACTGGCGCTGCGCGGTATGCCGTTCAGTATTTCGGCGGGCGTAGGGTTCATTGCGCTGTTCGGAGTGGCCGTACTGAATGGCATTGTGCTGGTAGCCAGCCTTAATGAACTGGCCGCGTCCGGCGTGGCCAGCGTCCGGGAACGGGCCTTGCGGGCCACTTCCGAGCGGTTCCGGCCGGTGCTGCTTACGGCTACGGTAGCGGCACTGGGCTTTTTGCCCATGGCGCTGTCGGGCGCGGCCGGGGCCGAGGTGCAGAAGCCGCTGGCCACAGTAGTTATCGGCGGCTTGATTTCGGCCACGCTGCTCACGCTGGTTGTACTACCCGTACTCTACACTTTTTTCACGAAAGATGGCGAGCCCAGCCCCACAGAATAGTTATGTAGCGCCCCGGCCCGGTGCCTTTGCTACTCATCTGCTGGCCGCAGTGCCGGCCCCTGCCCTTCTCTGATAAGACTATGATACAGCGCCTGTTTCTACTTTTCTGGCTGCTTACGGGTGGAGCCGTCTACGCGCAGAATACGCTGCGCACGGTAGCGCCTCCCGCCGCTACTGCTCCACCGCTCACCCTCCCGCAGGCCCTCCAGACCGGCCTCGGACAAAGCCTCTTTCTGCAGAATGCTACGCTGGAAGTGGAACGCCAGCGCGCCCTCAGCCGCACCGGCTACGACTTGCCCCGTACGGTGGTCGACTACCAATACGGTCAGATTTCGGGCTCCTTAGCCGACCAGAGCCTGAACGTAGTGCAGCAGACTGCCTTCCCAACTCTCTACGGTGCCCAGCGCAAACTGCTGGAGGGCCAAACCGCCACGGCCGAGCAGCGCGTACGGCTACAGCGCCGTGAGTTGACCCGTGCTATCCGAACCAGCTATTTTGAGTTGCTACTGCTACAGCGGCGCGCCGCCTTGCTCCGCCGCCAAGACAGCCTCTACCGCCGCGCTGCGCGTGCCGCCGAGGTGCGCTACCGCACCGGCGAAACCAATCGGCTGGAACAGGTTTCAGCGGCGGCCCGGTCGCAGGAGTTGCACAACCGTTTGCTCACGGTGCTTACCGAAGTGCAGGTGCGCCAGCAGCAACTGGGCCTGCTGCTGGGCACCTCCGGCTCAGTTCATGTTGATACCACCGCCAGCCTGCTGGCTTCGCTCACGCCAGCCGACACGGCTGGTATTTCGCCGGAAACCAATCCAACGCTTAGTGTATTGCAGCAGGAAGTGGCAGTAAGTGAGCAACAGACGCGGGTAGAGCAACTGCGCCGCCTTCCCGATCTGCGAGTGGGCTATTTTAATCAGACCATCAACAAGGAGCGCGGCTTTCAGGTGGCGCAGGCCGGTGTGGCGCTGCCGCTGCTGGGCGGCGCGCAACGCGGACGGATTCAGGCGGCAAAAGTGGCGGAACAGGCGGCTACTGCTCAACTCAGCTATGCCAACCTGCAGCTAAATAGCCAGTTTAGTGGCCTGCGTCAGCAACTGACCCGGGCCCGCGCTTCTCTGAACTACTACCAGCAGACGGCACTGCCGCAGGCCCGGCTCATCCTCGATGCAGCTAACAAAAGCTTCCGGGCTGGCGACATCGACTACGTGGAATTTGTGGTGAACACTCAGCCTGCCTGGGACCTGCAGACGGCTTACCTCGACCAGATAACCCAGTACAATGCGCTTGTCATTTCGCTGCAAGCATTGGCCGGCACCGACAACTAGTTCGTATTTTCTCCCTCAACGATGTATATTCTTCGCTTTCTTTTCCCTGGTTTGGTGTTGTTGGCTAGCTGTCAGCCCCAGTCGGACGTGCCGGCTGAAACCACCGCTACACCAGCTAAGCCAGCCAATGCGGATGAAATCAGTCTTTCGACGGAGCAGGTGCGGGCGGCAGGCATCAGCATTGGTGGGTTTGCGTGGCGCAATATGACCACCGCCGTGCAGGCCAACGGCACTATTGACGTACCACCTCAGAACCGGGTAGACATTAGCGCGGTGATGGGCGGCTACGTGCAGGCCGTGCAGATACTGCCGGGCCAACGGGTGCCCAAGGGCGCTACCGTGGCCATTCTTCGCCACCCCGACTACCTTAAGCTGCAGCAGGAATACTTGCAGAGCCGGGCGCGCGTGGCATTTCTGCGGCAGGAGCTGGAGCGCCAGCAAACCCTCGATGCCGAAGACGTAGGTGCTAAGCGCAAGCTGCAGCAGGCCCAGGCCGACTATGCCACTGAGCAGGCCGCGCAACGCTCGTTGGCGGCGCAAGTCCAGATGCTGGGACTATCAGTGTCGAAACTCAATACGGGTACTATCTCCCCTACCGTAGCCCTGAAAACCCCACTGGGTGGCTACGTGACGGCTGTAAACATGAATCCGGGCCAGTATGTGACCCCACAAGACGTACTGGTAGAAATCCTGGACCGCTCTGACCTGCATCTGGAGCTGAAAGTGTTTGAGCGGGATATTGCCCGCGTAAAAGTGGGCCAGCGCATCCTGTTCACCATCCCCAACCGCCAGACCGGCGAGGAAATGGTGGCGCGCGTATTCCTAGTGGGCCGGGCATTTAGCCCCGAGGCGCGCACCGTGAGTGTACATGCCCATCTGGAGCCCAACCGCGAAGACCTGATTCCTGGCCAGTATGTGCGCGGCAGCATCCAAACGGAAGGTTCCCGCCAGCGTACCCTGCCCGAAGATGCTATTATTCAGGCCGGCGACATCAGCTATGTTTTTGCCCAGACCAGTACCGCTGGCCAGCCTGCTTTCCACCGCTACAAAGTAAAAACTGGTCCTTCCGAAGATGGCACAGTGGCTGTCACGCTCCTAGAACCCGTGCCAGATACAGTACGAATGGTGCAGCATGGCGCCTATTTTCTGCAGGCCGAACTAACCAAAGGCTCCAGTGAAGAAGAATAGACCCACCTAATGACCACAAAAAAGGGCGGTGAGACTTAGTCTCACCGCCCTTTTTTGTGGTTGCAACCTGCTCAGCAGATGGCTATTCCAGCACTACCTTGCGGGCAATCAGGATGTCACCGACCTGCACGCGCAGGGTGTAGATGCCTTTGGCCAGATTCTTAACCGATAGCGGCTGCTCTACTGTGCCGCCACGCAGGCTCACCTGCTGCGTTAGCACCGTCTGGCCGAGGCCGTTGAGCAGCGTGGCATGAGCCGTGGAGGTAGTAGCACCAGCAATGTGCAACGTGAGCTGGCCAGTTGAGCTAGGGTTCGGGAACACCGACACGTCGCCGGTTGGCAATTCGCCTTTCACTGCCAGCGCGCCTTGGCCTGCCTGCAACGTAAATGGCCCCTGCGTATCGCTGGAGCCGAAGCCCGAGACTGACACATAATAGGTAGCACCAGCCGTAAGTCCGGTAACGACAAGCGTTCCGGCAGCTGTGTTAGGACCAGCACTGCCCTTGCAAGTAACCTGCGTGAAAGGCCCGTTGCAGGTAGCAGCCGAGAACAGGCGCACCTGGCCAGCCGGGCCGCCGGCCGCTACAATAGTGAGGGCAGTAGAGCCGCTAGCAGGCATTTGCACCCGGAACCAAACATCTTTGGGATTGGCAGCAGTTGTGCAGCCAGGGTTCGAATAACCGTTGGGCAGCGTTGCGGAAGCGCCCAGGTTAGTAGAGGAAGTAGTTTGGAAAGCGCCACCGGTACCCAGCGTCAGAGTAGTGGCGTTGCAGGGCTCATCATTGACGGAGGGTGGCAACAGGGTCGTGAACGTTGCGGATATCGGAGCCGAGCTCTGTCCGCCGCTGCAGTTGCTTACCACAGACACCCGGTATTGCATCAAGCCTTGCAGGCCGGTCAGCTGCAACGGTGAGCCGGCACCAGTTACAGTCACAGGAGTTCCTGTGGTAGGTGTGGCAACAGCCGTGTAGCTGGTCACGCCTGTTACACCCGTAAACGTGACAGAAGCTGTGCTGCTGGTAACGTTGTCTACTATCAGGTTACTGATGCGGGTGCAGTTGGTGGCCTGAAACGCGTACACCTGGCCCGTAGCCGGAGCCGTGGCCAACGACGTAGTTTCTAGCGTGGAGCTGGCCGTGGGTGAAGCGCTGGTATTGTTCAATGACAAGAATGAGATAGGGCTGCCTGCTCCCGACAAGCCAATGGAGGCAGAAGCCGAGTTAGGCGTGCCACTCTCCCGACGATACACAAACTCCACACGGTTGGTGGTTTCGTAGAGCTTCACCTGAAACGAGACGACCGGCGCAGTGGCACTGTAGTTCCATTCCCAGTTC
This genomic window contains:
- a CDS encoding efflux RND transporter permease subunit, whose protein sequence is MLSRIIAFSIHNKLLVALMLAGLVAWGGYSAAHLPLDAVPDVTNNQVQVITQSPALAAQEVEQLLTVPLELALRTVPGVIEIRSTSRFGLSVITVVFDDDIDTYRTRQLVAEKLKTAETSLGDGLGVPEMAPITTGLGEIYQYTLHLKPGFERKYSLSELREIQDWLVKRQLSGVPGVVEVSSFGGFVRQYEVSVDPDRLNAANVTMPELFAALQDNNANTGGSYLERGPNAYFIRGEGRVTSLADIGNIVIKQAATDAPLLVRDVADVRFGHAVRYGAMTRNGQGETVGGIVLMLKGASSEQTIKGVKARVAEIQKSLPPGVEVLPFLDRTKLIDKAIHTVSKNLLEGGLIVVAVLLLLLGNLRAGLVVAAMIPLCMLFALGMMRTFGVSANLMSLGALDFGLIVDGAVIIVEAMIFHLVHFRQQSEHETMDQVAEAAATRMMRSALFGQFIILVVYLPILALSGIEGKMFRPMALTVSFAIIGAMLLCLTYVPAVAAWALRKDIKEEGTLADRIMRFLHRGYAPIIAGALRARAVVVVLAVALLAVAGLVFARMGGEFIPQLDEGDFAVYVGISPGSSLAQSIATTAKVQKILLSQFPEVEQVVGKIGTSEIPTDPMSLEDSDQIVVLKDHSEWTSANSREEMANKMSAALAAVPGVTMEFQQPIQMRFNELISGVKSDVSIKIYGDDLDVLYEKANQAAALIRPLAGVGDLKVEQMVGLPQMRVTYDRAKLAQYGLRVQDLNTLLRTSFAGEVAGQVYEGERRYDLVVRLDSSRRQGLSDIRQLYVDTPNGQKVPLEEVATVAFRNAPMQISRDDARRRINIGVNVRNRDVESLVADIRQHLDSKLKLPPGYFVQYGGQFENLQQAKARLSVAVPVALLLIFVLLYLSFHSVKQAALIFTGIPLAAIGGVLALALRGMPFSISAGVGFIALFGVAVLNGIVLVASLNELAASGVASVRERALRATSERFRPVLLTATVAALGFLPMALSGAAGAEVQKPLATVVIGGLISATLLTLVVLPVLYTFFTKDGEPSPTE
- a CDS encoding TolC family protein, producing MIQRLFLLFWLLTGGAVYAQNTLRTVAPPAATAPPLTLPQALQTGLGQSLFLQNATLEVERQRALSRTGYDLPRTVVDYQYGQISGSLADQSLNVVQQTAFPTLYGAQRKLLEGQTATAEQRVRLQRRELTRAIRTSYFELLLLQRRAALLRRQDSLYRRAARAAEVRYRTGETNRLEQVSAAARSQELHNRLLTVLTEVQVRQQQLGLLLGTSGSVHVDTTASLLASLTPADTAGISPETNPTLSVLQQEVAVSEQQTRVEQLRRLPDLRVGYFNQTINKERGFQVAQAGVALPLLGGAQRGRIQAAKVAEQAATAQLSYANLQLNSQFSGLRQQLTRARASLNYYQQTALPQARLILDAANKSFRAGDIDYVEFVVNTQPAWDLQTAYLDQITQYNALVISLQALAGTDN
- a CDS encoding efflux RND transporter periplasmic adaptor subunit, which translates into the protein MYILRFLFPGLVLLASCQPQSDVPAETTATPAKPANADEISLSTEQVRAAGISIGGFAWRNMTTAVQANGTIDVPPQNRVDISAVMGGYVQAVQILPGQRVPKGATVAILRHPDYLKLQQEYLQSRARVAFLRQELERQQTLDAEDVGAKRKLQQAQADYATEQAAQRSLAAQVQMLGLSVSKLNTGTISPTVALKTPLGGYVTAVNMNPGQYVTPQDVLVEILDRSDLHLELKVFERDIARVKVGQRILFTIPNRQTGEEMVARVFLVGRAFSPEARTVSVHAHLEPNREDLIPGQYVRGSIQTEGSRQRTLPEDAIIQAGDISYVFAQTSTAGQPAFHRYKVKTGPSEDGTVAVTLLEPVPDTVRMVQHGAYFLQAELTKGSSEEE
- a CDS encoding T9SS type A sorting domain-containing protein, coding for MLKRLQLARRVWHTALAIVAGMSCAVSTAQAQVDTYIFSASQGTFTPLPATATVATAVQDDDAISGAIPIGFSFAFDGVPYTNVYASSNGFLSFNSAASSSLTNDLDAAAAAIRPLVAPLWDDLAGEGTGSAAKYQTTGTAPNRVFTFEWLNWEWNYSATAPVVSFQVKLYETTNRVEFVYRRESGTPNSASASIGLSGAGSPISFLSLNNTSASPTASSTLETTSLATAPATGQVYAFQATNCTRISNLIVDNVTSSTASVTFTGVTGVTSYTAVATPTTGTPVTVTGAGSPLQLTGLQGLMQYRVSVVSNCSGGQSSAPISATFTTLLPPSVNDEPCNATTLTLGTGGAFQTTSSTNLGASATLPNGYSNPGCTTAANPKDVWFRVQMPASGSTALTIVAAGGPAGQVRLFSAATCNGPFTQVTCKGSAGPNTAAGTLVVTGLTAGATYYVSVSGFGSSDTQGPFTLQAGQGALAVKGELPTGDVSVFPNPSSTGQLTLHIAGATTSTAHATLLNGLGQTVLTQQVSLRGGTVEQPLSVKNLAKGIYTLRVQVGDILIARKVVLE